The Dysidea avara chromosome 11, odDysAvar1.4, whole genome shotgun sequence genome includes the window GTTAGACATTCAAGAACCATTGAATCGGCGTCGGCTACACGGGCACCAAAGAAGAAGTTTAATGAAGACTTGGTTTATTCTGATATAGATTTTGCGTGTCACCACGGTGGAAAAGATTTCAAGACGACTTCTACCGGGAAAAGGCCAAACCAGAAGTAAGTGCGACCCGCCTATGGTGCGAGTAGGAGTTTCTAGAATTTCAGTGGTGACATTGGTCTGTGTTTTTCTTGTAGGACTTTTCAAATGGGGTGCCCGTTTCGTGTGAAAGTTAGGTGTAGTCGAAATGGCCAAGTTTTGTTTATAAAAGCCATTGAGAATAGCCACAACCACGAGATTAGTGGGGTAAGTATAACTATGTTTTGATTGAATACATTAACACACTGTAATATTGTCATGTAGAAGGCTTTCAAGCATCATCCTAGACAACGAAGGCTAAGTGAGCCCAGTGAAAAAGAGGCTGACAATATGCTTGGAGTCAAGGCTAACAAGAAGATGGTACAGCAGCACTTCTTTAAGCAAACGGGAAAGGTGGTCATCCTTAAAGATCTGCATAACTTGGCTTCCAAGAACAAGAGGACCGAAGTTATTAATGTTAGCACACTAGTAGAAGAAATGAAGAAGGTTAATGGTAAGTAATTACAAGTAAAATGTGTGTCGTCTGCTGAAATTAATTCATTGGTCTATTTTTATACAGGTGCAATTGTGGAAGTGTCAAAAGATGAAAGTGATACTTTATCCAGTGTGTATTTTCAAACTCAGGGATGGAAGAACACATATGCACGGTATCCTGAATTAGTTCTTATTGATGCAACTTATAAATTGAACAATCTTCGAATGCCACTGTACATAATGATGATTGTGGATGGAAATGGAGAGAGTGAAGTGATAGCTTTATGGCTGGTGGTGCATGAGGACAAGGTGACCATCAGTCATTTAATGGATGTATTCATTAAGCACAATGATACGTCCAATACAAGATGCATTATGGCAGACAAAGATTTTACAGAAAGAGATGTATTTTCACAGAAGATCCCCGGTGCTGAACTGATGATATGCTTATTCCACACTTTAAGAACATTCAGACGTGAAATTACCCCTGAAAAAGTTGGTATCAATGCTGCACAAAAGGTCGCTGTTTTGGAAATAATAAATAAGCTTGTGTATGCTCGAGATGAAGAAGAATATTCAAAATTTTATCAGAAATTGAAGGACACAAAGCTAAACCAAGTAATTCAGTATTTTAATGATAATTGGCATGGAATCAGGGAACAGTGGGTTGAAGGTCTTAAACGAGAAGCATGTCACTATCTAAACAGTACAAACAACAGAATTGAGAGTATCAATCAAAAGATAAAAAGCGTTGTCACAAAGCACTCTTCTCTGCTCACCTTTTTCCGAGATTTAATGAAATGCTTTGATTCGTTATCATTGGAAAGAGATCATCGGGCTGTTACAGTATTTGAAAAGTGTGCTGTGAATGTATTTCCTGCTAACAACTGCCTTTCCCAATACCAACAATTTTTGACACCACATGCATACTCATTTGTGGTAAAACAATTTGGGTCATCTGACAGGGTGAAAATTGCTGTTAATAATGGAGATCATTCTTCTATTGATGTTTATTCTAATGGAAAGAAATTGTTCACAACAGACTGTGggtgtaattgtgggttttatacAGCAATGGAGTTGCCTTGTAAACACATTTTCGCATTACGAGCACAAGCCAAGCTAGacatttttgaagcaaaacTATGTGCAGTAAGATGGACCCGTGATTACTATAGAAGTAGTCATCGTGTTTTTTCAACCACCAATGATTGTTCAGCAAATGTTGAGGTCTGTGCTGTTGATAGATTTGCCAGTGGTCAGGGTGTTGTTGCAGCATGAAAAATATCGTAAAGTATTTGATTTATCACAGAGATTAGCTTCAATTGCCTCTGATATATCTACGAGAGAATTTTCATATGCTGTT containing:
- the LOC136237760 gene encoding uncharacterized protein, yielding MLRCGDEFKSYEDLCDAISAFQQAEFVQLYVRHSRTIESASATRAPKKKFNEDLVYSDIDFACHHGGKDFKTTSTGKRPNQKTFQMGCPFRVKVRCSRNGQVLFIKAIENSHNHEISGKAFKHHPRQRRLSEPSEKEADNMLGVKANKKMVQQHFFKQTGKVVILKDLHNLASKNKRTEVINVSTLVEEMKKVNGAIVEVSKDESDTLSSVYFQTQGWKNTYARYPELVLIDATYKLNNLRMPLYIMMIVDGNGESEVIALWLVVHEDKVTISHLMDVFIKHNDTSNTRCIMADKDFTERDVFSQKIPGAELMICLFHTLRTFRREITPEKVGINAAQKVAVLEIINKLVYARDEEEYSKFYQKLKDTKLNQVIQYFNDNWHGIREQWVEGLKREACHYLNSTNNRIESINQKIKSVVTKHSSLLTFFRDLMKCFDSLSLERDHRAVTVFEKCAVNVFPANNCLSQYQQFLTPHAYSFVVKQFGSSDRVKIAVNNGDHSSIDVYSNGKKFNGVAL